A part of Bacillus thuringiensis genomic DNA contains:
- a CDS encoding DedA family protein, producing the protein MELHELLSYIQQYGYWALFFCLWLGIVGMPIPDEMIVMSGGFVSSMGILSVIPAFLLTYLGVVSGLSLGYILGKIFGIKVIEKLRKKKKAKYLLKSQEIVGKYGHYALVISYFIPVVRHIVPYLVGMNNMSFKTYAIYSYVTGFVWTLVYFVLGSIFGKHIEMIVTLVTEYGIYFGGIVIIVSSISYVYMHKKNAVVSEVKQHS; encoded by the coding sequence ATGGAATTACATGAATTATTATCGTACATTCAGCAATACGGTTATTGGGCATTATTCTTTTGTTTATGGCTCGGAATCGTCGGTATGCCGATTCCTGATGAAATGATTGTTATGAGTGGTGGGTTTGTATCATCGATGGGTATATTAAGTGTGATTCCAGCTTTTTTATTAACATATTTAGGTGTTGTATCAGGTCTTTCTTTAGGGTATATACTAGGGAAAATATTTGGCATAAAAGTAATTGAAAAATTGAGGAAAAAGAAAAAGGCGAAGTACCTTTTAAAATCACAAGAGATAGTAGGGAAATATGGTCATTATGCATTAGTAATAAGTTATTTTATCCCCGTTGTGAGACATATCGTACCGTATTTAGTAGGAATGAATAACATGTCATTTAAAACGTATGCGATTTATTCTTATGTGACAGGATTTGTTTGGACGTTAGTTTACTTTGTACTAGGATCTATATTTGGAAAGCACATAGAAATGATAGTAACCCTTGTGACCGAGTATGGTATATATTTTGGTGGCATCGTTATCATAGTTTCTAGTATTTCTTATGTGTATATGCATAAGAAGAATGCAGTAGTGAGTGAAGTAAAGCAACATTCATAG
- a CDS encoding helix-turn-helix domain-containing protein, which produces MNNSIDLQHLCDLVHITFHVPVQFLSTDRKIVYESTSHTSGSPFYSSKEEHLNELYQENAPCNFPVFKGNKYLENFISIHITDHEHIKGTIIIGPTTYPKVSDEMAIKLMKYFNCNNKMQQGVDYYQFLPEIKKSTLIDISIWLHYVIFNEKLDRDIVWEKNKLLEDVSYKIVNPDLYISKRRRHDPQNYDISLERKFFSAIKEGNKEKVIQYAYSFPQEDAAISSKGNQLRNQKNNGIIAITLAIRYAIDGNLPSHIAFSLGTLYIQTIEKLDNMYSVNRLIEDALCTFAERVKEYSNQAYSNSITTCLNHIHKHIYDEISLNDLANLLHISPTYLSKLFKKEVGIPFIEYIQRERVEEAKKLLTLTTYPLSDICAWLNFNDQSYFTRVFKKITSMTPRQYRENHTVI; this is translated from the coding sequence ATGAATAACTCCATCGACCTACAGCACTTATGTGACCTTGTACATATCACTTTTCATGTACCTGTTCAATTTTTATCTACTGATAGAAAAATTGTGTATGAATCTACTTCTCATACGAGTGGTAGTCCGTTTTATTCTTCTAAAGAAGAACATCTGAATGAACTTTATCAAGAAAACGCTCCTTGTAATTTTCCAGTTTTCAAAGGGAATAAGTATCTTGAGAATTTCATTAGCATCCATATAACAGATCATGAACATATAAAAGGAACAATTATAATCGGACCTACTACCTATCCAAAAGTATCAGATGAAATGGCGATTAAACTTATGAAATATTTCAACTGTAATAATAAAATGCAACAAGGAGTAGACTACTATCAATTTCTACCCGAGATAAAGAAAAGTACGCTAATTGATATAAGTATTTGGTTACATTACGTAATTTTCAATGAAAAATTAGATCGCGATATTGTTTGGGAGAAAAATAAATTACTCGAAGACGTTTCTTATAAAATCGTAAATCCTGATCTATATATTTCCAAACGTCGCCGGCATGATCCGCAAAATTATGACATATCATTGGAACGTAAATTTTTTTCAGCAATTAAAGAAGGCAATAAAGAAAAGGTCATACAATATGCATATTCATTCCCTCAAGAAGATGCGGCAATATCATCCAAAGGCAATCAACTGAGAAACCAAAAAAATAACGGTATTATCGCAATTACGCTAGCTATTCGATATGCGATAGACGGTAATCTTCCATCACATATTGCTTTTTCACTCGGTACTTTATATATACAAACGATTGAAAAGTTAGATAACATGTATTCCGTAAATAGATTAATTGAAGATGCATTATGTACTTTTGCAGAACGTGTAAAAGAATATAGTAATCAAGCATATTCTAATTCCATTACTACGTGCCTAAATCATATTCACAAACATATTTACGATGAAATATCTCTTAATGACCTTGCTAACCTTTTACATATCTCCCCTACTTATTTATCAAAATTATTTAAAAAAGAAGTGGGAATTCCTTTCATTGAATACATTCAGAGAGAACGAGTAGAAGAAGCTAAAAAATTATTAACATTAACAACCTATCCATTATCAGATATTTGTGCCTGGCTTAATTTTAATGATCAAAGTTATTTCACAAGAGTCTTCAAAAAAATTACTAGTATGACGCCTAGACAATATCGTGAAAATCATACTGTCATATAA
- a CDS encoding class I SAM-dependent methyltransferase: MQLITFLHEFIKHPKHTGAIAPSSKILAKKMVDVIDFHRAKCIVELGPGTGVFTKEIMKRKKKETIFLLIEINEVFCKELTRKFKDEQNVIVVHGSAENIKKYMEEFHIECVDYVLSGLPFTSLPEEVSKCILNNVMEAIHEKGEFITFQYSLVKKGFIQHFFPEITLEKVWLNFPPAYVFSCKKELRRAYA, encoded by the coding sequence ATGCAACTCATAACATTCTTACATGAATTTATTAAACATCCGAAACATACTGGCGCTATTGCGCCAAGTTCAAAAATATTAGCAAAGAAAATGGTAGATGTAATTGATTTTCATAGAGCGAAATGCATTGTAGAGTTAGGGCCTGGTACAGGAGTTTTTACGAAAGAAATTATGAAGAGAAAGAAGAAGGAGACAATATTTCTTCTTATTGAAATTAATGAAGTGTTTTGCAAAGAGTTAACAAGAAAGTTTAAAGATGAACAGAACGTCATTGTTGTACACGGTTCAGCTGAAAATATAAAGAAGTATATGGAAGAATTTCATATAGAATGCGTGGATTACGTTTTATCGGGATTACCTTTTACTTCTTTACCAGAAGAAGTTTCAAAGTGCATTTTAAACAATGTAATGGAAGCGATACATGAGAAAGGTGAATTTATTACATTTCAATATTCACTTGTGAAAAAAGGATTTATACAGCATTTCTTCCCTGAAATTACACTAGAAAAAGTGTGGCTTAATTTCCCACCAGCTTATGTCTTTAGTTGTAAAAAAGAACTAAGGAGAGCGTATGCATAA
- a CDS encoding YxeA family protein translates to MKKISAFIVLIIVGMTLLMVKGGPIVDQLNPFIKEDIYYAVVDNDGKYGAENKGFARWEYKFKGYNESGQEQKITMTSSKHLRIGAYLKVRSKGSYGMEWEEVQVDEIPTKVKEQVIITHN, encoded by the coding sequence ATGAAAAAAATAAGTGCGTTTATCGTATTGATTATAGTTGGAATGACATTACTTATGGTAAAAGGTGGACCGATTGTAGATCAACTCAATCCGTTTATTAAAGAAGATATTTATTATGCCGTTGTTGATAATGATGGGAAATATGGGGCTGAAAACAAAGGTTTTGCTAGATGGGAATATAAATTCAAAGGATATAATGAATCCGGTCAAGAGCAAAAGATTACGATGACTTCTTCAAAACATTTAAGGATAGGGGCATATTTAAAAGTCAGATCTAAAGGAAGTTATGGTATGGAATGGGAAGAAGTGCAAGTAGATGAAATACCTACTAAAGTCAAAGAGCAAGTAATAATAACACATAATTAG
- a CDS encoding YolD-like family protein — MSSTNISKPADMKESRKVSPYDDRERIEDTLLRSFISEREILITYYKDGYFPTIYMTVIELNPLKRSLICIDAFDRKHTFSFIDIIDAR, encoded by the coding sequence ATGAGTAGTACAAATATATCAAAACCGGCTGACATGAAAGAATCGCGAAAAGTATCACCATACGATGATAGAGAAAGAATTGAAGATACTTTATTACGCTCATTCATTTCAGAAAGAGAAATATTGATCACTTATTATAAAGATGGTTATTTCCCTACAATCTATATGACTGTAATTGAATTAAATCCTTTGAAACGTTCTTTAATATGCATAGATGCCTTTGACCGGAAACATACTTTTAGTTTTATAGATATAATTGATGCGCGTTAA
- a CDS encoding ABC transporter permease encodes MTLSSIALRNIQRNFKDYFVYFASMIFSIVIYFTFKALQYNSQMEKAAEASKKISGAFQVSSVMLIIFVAVFIIYSNGFFTRKRKKEVGLYSLLGIRKRQIGKMLFYENMLMGLMSLVIGIAIGSVLSKLFLELLVNMMGLNLNVHFEVPMAAIIDTALIFFVIILYTSLQGYRLIYRFKLIELFRAEREGEAMPKGSVVMALISVVLIGSGYFLALMFMKAVKYADFMAVALYILLATVLGTYLLFMFFTVFVLKRARTNKSSFYNGMNMVTTSQLLYRIKGNAKSLATISILSAVTLTAVGTSVTMYYNTFTQSKAVAPYSYSYEKKDAALDKKVNAIFAEEKKNHPIKDQFEIETVPVKGKFDGEKVDFILNMNYTISEKYQFMSQSEFNKLAKKIDAETVNVAAGEAFIYDSSYIEGHEFSPQYKGNKAVFQIGNETKQLKIQGANDVAMTNLGELVVVVSDEMYEQAKQAFGTRVVKNIDVKNEKDSKVLTEKLTKVMPAGESEMVPSFRDFYTGFHMGLEGTGLMMFIGMFLGLVFLLATGSIIYFKQLTEANADRERYVVLHKIGVTKQEMKKAIAKQVSFIFAIPLVIGILHSLFALKGLGNILPFEIMIPLLISIGVYSVIYIGYYFITVRSYYKIVSAK; translated from the coding sequence ATGACCTTATCTAGCATTGCCCTCCGCAACATACAGCGGAATTTTAAAGACTACTTTGTATATTTTGCATCTATGATCTTTAGTATCGTTATTTATTTTACATTTAAGGCGTTGCAGTATAATTCACAAATGGAAAAAGCTGCGGAAGCTTCTAAAAAAATTAGCGGTGCATTTCAAGTTTCAAGTGTCATGCTAATTATTTTCGTGGCAGTGTTCATTATATATTCAAACGGTTTCTTTACAAGGAAGCGTAAAAAAGAAGTTGGATTATATTCCTTATTAGGTATTCGAAAAAGACAAATCGGTAAAATGCTCTTTTATGAAAATATGTTAATGGGATTAATGTCATTAGTAATCGGGATTGCGATTGGTAGTGTCCTTTCAAAATTATTCCTTGAATTATTAGTAAATATGATGGGATTAAACTTAAATGTTCATTTTGAAGTACCGATGGCTGCCATTATCGATACAGCACTTATTTTCTTTGTGATTATTTTGTATACATCACTTCAAGGATATCGTTTAATTTATCGATTTAAGTTAATTGAACTTTTCCGTGCAGAACGTGAAGGAGAAGCAATGCCGAAAGGGTCAGTAGTGATGGCATTAATTTCAGTTGTTTTAATCGGTTCAGGTTATTTCTTAGCATTAATGTTCATGAAGGCAGTTAAATATGCAGACTTTATGGCAGTTGCACTTTATATTTTACTGGCGACAGTATTAGGTACGTACTTACTATTTATGTTCTTTACAGTATTCGTATTGAAACGTGCCAGAACTAATAAATCATCGTTTTATAACGGTATGAATATGGTAACGACGTCACAGCTACTATATCGTATTAAAGGAAATGCAAAGTCACTTGCGACAATTTCTATTTTAAGCGCGGTAACATTAACAGCGGTTGGTACATCAGTTACGATGTATTACAACACATTTACGCAATCAAAAGCAGTTGCACCATATAGCTATTCTTATGAGAAAAAAGATGCAGCGCTTGATAAGAAAGTAAATGCAATTTTTGCAGAAGAGAAGAAAAATCACCCAATCAAAGATCAATTTGAAATTGAGACAGTTCCTGTAAAAGGGAAGTTTGACGGAGAAAAAGTTGATTTCATTCTAAATATGAACTATACGATTTCAGAGAAATATCAGTTTATGTCTCAGTCGGAATTTAATAAACTTGCTAAAAAAATCGACGCAGAAACAGTAAATGTAGCTGCTGGTGAAGCATTTATATATGATAGTTCATATATTGAAGGGCATGAGTTTAGTCCACAATATAAAGGAAATAAAGCAGTATTCCAAATTGGAAACGAAACGAAGCAATTAAAAATCCAAGGCGCAAATGACGTTGCGATGACAAATTTAGGTGAATTAGTTGTTGTTGTTTCAGATGAAATGTATGAGCAAGCGAAGCAAGCATTTGGAACACGCGTTGTAAAAAATATTGATGTGAAAAATGAAAAAGATAGTAAAGTGTTAACAGAAAAATTAACAAAAGTGATGCCAGCTGGTGAATCAGAAATGGTGCCATCATTTAGAGATTTCTACACTGGTTTCCATATGGGGCTTGAAGGAACAGGATTAATGATGTTTATTGGAATGTTCTTAGGTCTTGTATTCTTACTAGCAACAGGTTCCATCATTTACTTTAAACAATTAACAGAAGCAAATGCTGATCGTGAGCGTTATGTTGTCCTTCACAAAATAGGGGTCACAAAACAAGAAATGAAAAAAGCTATTGCAAAACAAGTAAGCTTTATCTTTGCGATTCCATTAGTAATCGGAATCCTGCACAGCTTGTTTGCATTAAAAGGTTTAGGGAACATACTACCATTTGAAATTATGATTCCCCTTCTAATTAGTATCGGAGTATATAGTGTTATTTATATTGGATATTACTTTATCACAGTTCGTTCTTATTATAAGATTGTGAGTGCGAAATAA
- a CDS encoding sensor histidine kinase: MRKIFKPIVWMNQVFKKMIGKTVSYLQRSIRVQLITTFTFCTLLGVLVGWSSTSFFEDANKMSIIDYASGMEAIDGQTQRLVESMTEEGKEINIQELLDQLNHQNQLKVLIIDENGKVVYKTKGAPEEQINLHETMRNVMDFKMDQVRYVEAQNLIQDGTEQTRKEFTTFYPVTVNTKNMYIIASGIPQGNVKYIVKDNSPFPSLLGFITFLLSFFYVTKRKMNQIEAMAEGVREFSKGNLQYKIKQAGQDEIGLLTSNINQMAEKLLANIEKEKQIEKQKSELITNVSHDLRTPLTSIMGYLRLLGDAKYENKEQHDEYIKIAFSKSEQLKMLIEDLFEYTKLTDENKALDLQEVCMNELLDQLIEELVPQAEEHNLSFVKNFEGNRIYAVVDSEKMVRVFENLLINAIKYSIEKREIKVSIQREERHIKVSITNHSEEFTKKELENLFERFYKKDQSRSRAVEGSGLGLAIAKSIVELHKGEIRAEYENGVIQFIILLPIELEEH, translated from the coding sequence TTGAGAAAGATATTTAAACCGATAGTATGGATGAATCAAGTTTTTAAAAAAATGATAGGTAAAACAGTGAGTTATTTGCAAAGGAGCATACGGGTACAGCTAATTACTACATTTACTTTCTGTACATTACTTGGTGTATTAGTAGGCTGGTCTTCAACTTCCTTTTTCGAGGATGCGAATAAAATGTCTATCATTGATTATGCATCAGGTATGGAAGCCATTGATGGACAGACACAAAGGCTTGTTGAAAGTATGACAGAAGAAGGCAAGGAAATTAATATACAAGAACTGCTTGATCAGTTAAATCATCAAAATCAATTGAAGGTTTTAATAATAGATGAGAATGGGAAAGTCGTTTATAAAACAAAGGGAGCACCGGAAGAACAGATTAATCTTCATGAGACGATGCGTAATGTGATGGACTTTAAAATGGATCAAGTACGATATGTAGAGGCGCAGAATTTAATTCAAGACGGAACTGAACAAACGCGTAAGGAGTTTACAACCTTTTATCCGGTTACTGTTAATACGAAAAATATGTATATCATTGCAAGTGGTATACCACAAGGAAATGTGAAGTATATAGTGAAGGATAATAGCCCATTTCCATCTTTACTAGGTTTCATTACTTTTCTACTTTCATTTTTTTATGTAACGAAAAGGAAGATGAATCAGATTGAAGCGATGGCAGAAGGAGTAAGGGAGTTTTCGAAAGGGAACTTACAATACAAAATCAAACAGGCGGGTCAAGATGAAATAGGTTTATTGACTTCAAATATTAATCAAATGGCAGAAAAGCTTTTGGCTAATATAGAAAAAGAAAAACAAATAGAGAAACAAAAAAGTGAATTGATTACAAATGTATCACATGATTTAAGAACACCACTTACTTCAATTATGGGATATTTACGTTTACTAGGTGATGCGAAATATGAAAATAAAGAACAGCATGATGAGTATATAAAAATTGCCTTTTCAAAATCAGAACAGTTGAAGATGTTAATAGAAGATTTGTTTGAGTATACAAAACTAACAGATGAAAATAAGGCATTAGATTTACAAGAAGTGTGCATGAATGAACTACTTGATCAATTAATAGAAGAGTTAGTACCACAAGCGGAGGAACATAATCTTTCTTTTGTGAAAAATTTTGAGGGAAACCGTATATATGCTGTTGTAGATTCGGAAAAAATGGTACGTGTGTTTGAAAATCTCTTAATAAATGCAATCAAATATAGTATAGAAAAGAGAGAAATTAAAGTTTCCATTCAAAGGGAAGAACGTCATATTAAAGTCTCAATAACAAATCATAGTGAAGAATTTACAAAAAAAGAGTTAGAGAACTTATTTGAGCGTTTTTATAAAAAAGATCAATCTAGAAGTAGAGCTGTAGAAGGTTCAGGCTTGGGTCTTGCAATTGCAAAAAGTATTGTTGAATTGCACAAAGGAGAAATTCGAGCGGAATATGAAAATGGGGTTATTCAATTTATTATCTTATTGCCAATTGAATTAGAAGAGCATTAG
- a CDS encoding response regulator transcription factor has product MSKETILIVDDEKEIRKLIAIYLKNEGYEVLQAGDGEEGLEIVRKRDVHLIVLDIMMPKIDGIHMCMKVREIAEMPIIMLSAKTQDMDKILGLTTGADDYVAKPFNPLELIARIKSQLRRYMKMSGASVQDENVFEIGDMKINIVTRQVIIANEEVKLTPREFEVLELLARNQGMVLNAEQIYERVWKEQAFQSDNTVMVHIRKIREKIEAIPRKPRYIKTVWGVGYKIEKDI; this is encoded by the coding sequence GTGAGTAAAGAAACGATACTTATCGTGGACGATGAGAAGGAAATTAGAAAACTTATCGCCATCTATTTGAAGAATGAAGGGTACGAAGTATTACAAGCTGGAGATGGTGAAGAGGGGTTAGAAATAGTAAGGAAAAGAGACGTGCATCTAATTGTACTTGATATTATGATGCCGAAAATAGATGGTATCCATATGTGTATGAAAGTAAGAGAAATAGCTGAAATGCCCATTATTATGCTATCAGCGAAAACGCAAGATATGGATAAGATTTTAGGATTAACAACTGGGGCGGACGATTATGTGGCAAAGCCATTTAATCCACTTGAACTCATCGCTCGTATTAAATCACAACTTCGGAGATATATGAAAATGAGTGGGGCAAGTGTACAGGATGAAAATGTATTTGAAATTGGGGATATGAAAATCAATATAGTAACACGGCAGGTCATTATTGCAAATGAAGAGGTGAAATTGACACCGAGAGAGTTTGAGGTGTTAGAATTGCTTGCACGAAATCAAGGAATGGTATTAAATGCAGAGCAAATTTATGAAAGAGTATGGAAAGAGCAAGCTTTCCAATCCGATAATACTGTGATGGTACATATTCGGAAAATACGTGAAAAGATAGAGGCAATTCCAAGAAAGCCTCGTTACATTAAAACGGTATGGGGAGTTGGCTACAAGATTGAGAAAGATATTTAA